A section of the Leptospira semungkisensis genome encodes:
- a CDS encoding OmpA/MotB family protein, whose protein sequence is MKQFFFRLTPIILLAVSLPVFSDAFYFPWEYNKLYNEKVTLELELDSLKIRYRNESENSKKEKASLDGKIKSLEDQLANERSFREKDKDMYADLIRALENQIALLKTKSSSKEKELIEENERQSKKYQDLVNDLRSQLEKEKLNCIQKMDDMKREYESKIASLEARIQSLTDQISKLENLSENQKRELNRLSEQANELESKLSGEIAKGQIRVKRFHNRLVINIDDQISFDSGSADLKKQIFPALDKIKEILGNYPGNLIIVEGHTDNIPIRNKKFQDNWQLSTERALSVVRFLLESKNLDGRNFSVAGYGDHQPIVSNDTAENRSLNRRVDIVLEPQSGKSH, encoded by the coding sequence ATGAAACAGTTTTTTTTCCGACTTACACCGATCATTCTGCTCGCAGTTTCCCTTCCCGTCTTTTCCGATGCATTCTATTTTCCCTGGGAATACAATAAGCTTTATAACGAAAAAGTGACCTTAGAACTAGAGTTAGATTCCTTGAAGATCCGATATCGAAACGAATCAGAAAACTCTAAGAAGGAAAAAGCCTCGCTCGACGGCAAGATTAAGAGCCTCGAAGACCAGCTCGCGAACGAAAGATCCTTTAGAGAGAAGGATAAGGACATGTACGCGGATCTGATTAGAGCACTTGAGAACCAGATCGCCTTATTGAAAACCAAAAGTAGCAGTAAAGAAAAGGAACTGATCGAGGAAAACGAAAGGCAATCCAAGAAATACCAGGACCTAGTCAACGATCTGAGAAGCCAGCTCGAGAAGGAAAAGTTGAATTGCATCCAAAAAATGGATGATATGAAGCGGGAATACGAAAGCAAGATTGCAAGCCTCGAGGCTCGTATCCAATCCCTGACGGATCAGATCTCCAAGCTGGAAAATCTAAGCGAGAACCAGAAAAGAGAACTCAATCGTCTTTCCGAACAAGCAAATGAACTTGAATCCAAGCTTTCGGGTGAGATCGCAAAAGGACAAATCAGAGTTAAAAGATTCCACAACCGACTCGTGATCAATATAGACGACCAGATCTCTTTTGATTCAGGCTCTGCAGATCTTAAAAAACAGATCTTTCCCGCATTAGATAAGATCAAAGAGATCTTGGGAAATTATCCAGGCAACCTGATCATTGTAGAAGGACATACAGACAATATCCCGATCAGAAACAAGAAATTCCAAGACAACTGGCAACTATCCACAGAGAGAGCTCTATCCGTTGTTCGTTTTCTATTAGAGAGCAAGAATTTGGACGGAAGAAATTTTTCGGTCGCGGGTTATGGAGATCACCAACCGATCGTTTCCAACGATACCGCTGAAAATAGATCTTTGAATAGAAGAGTGGATATCGTACTCGAGCCTCAAAGCGGAAAGAGCCATTAA
- a CDS encoding queuosine precursor transporter: MQFHRPAKLFFVLGSIFITFLLMAEVTGSKWIQLNVGGLAFNLTLGVIPFPITFIVTDLLNEYYGRRGVRYLTLVGMVMIVLAYFLLQIDMHIPAVGNSPVDDHSFKVVFFNTGQVIAGSVIAYLIGQLVDIQIFHLIRKRTQNRLLWLRATGSTIFSQLLDSYVVIFVAYWGQYEFQTLNQISYTNFGYKILIAIGITPLIYASHYLIERYLGEDAHRMAEHALKEGKEEIQAYPG, from the coding sequence ATGCAGTTTCATAGGCCGGCCAAACTCTTTTTCGTTCTAGGTTCCATATTCATCACTTTCTTGCTCATGGCGGAAGTCACCGGCTCTAAGTGGATCCAACTAAATGTGGGAGGCCTCGCCTTCAATTTGACCCTTGGAGTGATCCCCTTTCCGATCACATTCATCGTCACAGACCTTTTAAACGAGTATTATGGAAGAAGAGGTGTCAGATACCTCACTCTAGTGGGAATGGTGATGATCGTTCTTGCATACTTCTTACTCCAAATTGATATGCATATCCCTGCCGTAGGGAATTCTCCTGTAGATGATCATTCTTTTAAGGTGGTTTTCTTCAATACAGGTCAAGTAATCGCAGGTTCAGTAATCGCTTACTTGATCGGCCAGCTTGTAGACATCCAGATCTTCCATTTGATCCGTAAAAGAACCCAGAATAGACTGCTTTGGTTGAGAGCCACCGGTTCTACGATCTTCTCCCAGCTCTTGGATTCTTATGTCGTTATCTTTGTAGCATATTGGGGACAGTATGAGTTCCAAACTCTGAACCAAATCTCTTATACAAACTTTGGCTACAAGATCCTAATCGCAATCGGCATCACTCCTCTTATCTATGCGTCCCACTACCTAATCGAAAGATACCTGGGAGAAGATGCTCATAGAATGGCAGAACATGCCTTAAAAGAAGGAAAAGAAGAGATCCAGGCGTATCCTGGTTAA
- a CDS encoding S49 family peptidase, giving the protein MRILLWTIRKGNHFYLEIPSSFSYDKKSFLVRLLVSKEDSPFLVDFLLGLKALSMVPGLRKVSFQISNPEYGFGEIWNICQAIQVLNDKGIQTAGFCLGGGTKALLLLSFCKYRYTSSAAEFFPVLPSAEPYFFGGAAKKYGVGVEAYASGEFKAFGETFQRTSFSAPAKKNIESLLSDQKELLELGFRKTSGLDLKALEEPIIGAEKLKDLGFITEFLEEDEFEENYLFKNYKKESEDTKPEYKKLTPGGFRLYNKKKNFSILSRSLPTVVIIPVQGNILPDLGREEDFRSRQVSFRYYQEIFKEIKEDPKVSAVILEMNSPGGSALVSELLYREIKKLSEKKPVLTYVLNVAASGGYYLACGTKEIHGTPYSVVGSIGAVMLRFELKKLYDKFGIKKERIGFYPHRDILSEYGKLSPKSEQFLKKEVLRSRDVFYSRVTEARKKTFHELESKWGEGRVFLGDRFQKAGFLDSCSSLLDILQKLKTDLGAKKIDVQYLPGTYSWKDLVQDLKPGLQMTGFNLRSFPLSLLWKDRKEDPREILYLSEIATELSK; this is encoded by the coding sequence ATGCGGATCCTTTTATGGACCATCCGAAAAGGAAATCATTTCTACCTTGAGATCCCTTCTTCTTTTTCTTATGATAAGAAGTCCTTCTTAGTTCGTCTTCTTGTCTCTAAGGAAGACTCTCCATTCTTAGTGGATTTTCTTCTTGGCTTGAAAGCACTTAGTATGGTCCCAGGATTACGAAAAGTTTCCTTTCAAATTTCTAATCCAGAATACGGATTCGGAGAAATTTGGAATATTTGCCAAGCAATCCAAGTCTTGAATGATAAAGGAATCCAAACTGCAGGATTTTGTTTAGGCGGAGGAACCAAGGCATTACTTCTGCTGTCCTTCTGTAAGTATAGATACACTTCTTCCGCTGCGGAGTTCTTTCCTGTGCTTCCATCTGCAGAGCCTTATTTCTTTGGAGGAGCTGCTAAAAAATACGGTGTAGGAGTTGAAGCCTATGCCAGCGGAGAATTCAAGGCTTTCGGAGAGACTTTCCAAAGGACTTCTTTCTCGGCTCCCGCAAAGAAGAATATAGAATCTCTTCTCTCCGACCAAAAAGAACTCTTAGAATTAGGTTTTCGTAAAACATCTGGCTTGGACTTAAAGGCTTTAGAAGAACCGATTATAGGTGCGGAGAAGTTAAAAGATTTAGGTTTTATCACCGAATTCTTAGAAGAAGATGAATTCGAAGAGAATTATCTTTTTAAAAATTATAAAAAAGAATCAGAGGATACAAAACCGGAATATAAGAAGTTAACTCCCGGCGGATTCAGGCTTTATAATAAAAAGAAAAATTTCAGTATTCTCTCCAGATCCTTACCTACAGTAGTGATCATTCCTGTACAAGGAAATATACTTCCGGATTTAGGAAGAGAAGAAGACTTTAGATCCAGACAGGTTTCCTTTCGCTATTACCAAGAGATCTTTAAGGAAATCAAAGAAGATCCGAAAGTCTCCGCAGTGATCTTAGAAATGAATTCACCTGGGGGAAGCGCTCTCGTCTCTGAACTACTTTATAGGGAGATCAAGAAACTCTCCGAAAAGAAACCGGTGCTTACTTATGTATTGAATGTGGCTGCTTCCGGGGGATATTATCTTGCCTGTGGAACCAAGGAAATTCATGGCACACCTTATTCCGTAGTAGGTTCGATAGGTGCCGTCATGCTTAGATTCGAACTGAAAAAACTATATGATAAATTCGGAATTAAGAAAGAAAGAATCGGATTCTACCCTCATAGAGATATTCTCTCTGAATACGGAAAACTTTCCCCCAAATCGGAACAATTCTTAAAAAAAGAAGTACTTAGATCCAGAGACGTATTCTATTCTCGGGTCACGGAAGCTAGAAAGAAAACTTTCCATGAATTAGAATCCAAATGGGGAGAAGGAAGGGTCTTTTTAGGGGATAGATTTCAAAAGGCAGGTTTTTTGGATTCCTGCTCTAGCCTACTAGATATATTACAAAAACTGAAAACAGATCTGGGAGCCAAAAAGATCGATGTGCAATATCTTCCAGGAACGTATAGCTGGAAGGACTTGGTTCAGGACCTAAAGCCTGGATTGCAAATGACAGGTTTCAATCTAAGATCTTTTCCATTGTCCTTACTCTGGAAAGATAGAAAGGAAGATCCAAGAGAAATTCTCTATCTTTCAGAGATCGCAACGGAACTTTCCAAATAA
- a CDS encoding glycosyl hydrolase family 18 protein → MNPNDEPFTPEDLSRPVPYQPKKQSFLQTGIVSFTWIVLSGISFYLGIQALKPHPGQKQESQAVAEAPIQFQNVGVKSELVPTGAWEDLKKWWNSTVPSSSSDGSSPEDKTSVVPVLVEDDTAFRASTWFSDYEAMKRTVHLYNEIHPFIYGFKGRETNNGDLYSLWGSAQKHARVAELRSLNPRVKIIPTIFRWENKNEKIAENIGLNGRNDIRDKHIQNILYEVDTYGFDGIDIDYEGMSCEKKEKFEEFIVILSKEIHKRGKLLSVAVHPKTAAKKTSLKACKGLKEKINMDFAENWRGPMTHDYAFLAKHADRVKVMAYELHPRKYRNPGPGPQAPNVWIRNIITYAKERVPAKKLYMAIPTYGYDWALNCNAKIKSVYWSDALKRQQLGVTKQPTNINQVMADNKNSSSWTNLSKFSWVHQGKTYEDPSIWYKSEGCDRVAFFMNRKAFEDKMTLLRSYDIGGFSFWQLLSDNDPGINTYLELLVTNKLPPVPKATPEKIQTPDVKQAAPEEGQEEAKSSSEEIVKK, encoded by the coding sequence ATGAATCCAAACGATGAACCATTTACCCCAGAGGACCTAAGCCGTCCCGTTCCTTACCAACCAAAGAAGCAATCCTTTCTACAGACAGGGATCGTTAGCTTCACTTGGATTGTGCTTTCCGGAATTTCTTTCTACCTTGGGATCCAAGCCTTAAAGCCGCATCCCGGCCAAAAACAGGAAAGCCAAGCAGTTGCTGAGGCTCCCATCCAATTCCAAAACGTTGGGGTAAAGTCGGAGTTAGTTCCTACCGGCGCTTGGGAAGATCTTAAGAAATGGTGGAATTCCACTGTTCCTAGCTCTTCTTCCGATGGTTCTTCTCCTGAAGATAAGACCTCTGTGGTCCCAGTGCTTGTAGAAGATGATACAGCTTTCAGAGCTTCTACTTGGTTCTCCGATTATGAGGCGATGAAACGTACTGTTCATCTATACAATGAAATTCATCCTTTTATTTACGGATTTAAAGGAAGAGAGACGAATAACGGAGACCTGTATTCTCTTTGGGGAAGTGCCCAAAAACATGCCAGAGTTGCCGAACTTCGCTCCTTGAACCCTAGGGTAAAGATCATCCCGACCATTTTCCGTTGGGAAAACAAGAATGAGAAGATCGCAGAGAATATCGGTCTAAACGGCAGAAACGATATCCGAGACAAACATATCCAAAACATTCTTTACGAAGTGGACACGTATGGGTTCGATGGGATCGATATTGACTACGAAGGAATGAGCTGCGAGAAGAAAGAGAAATTCGAGGAATTCATCGTAATTCTTTCCAAAGAGATTCATAAGAGAGGAAAGTTACTCTCCGTTGCCGTCCATCCTAAGACTGCTGCCAAAAAGACTTCTTTAAAGGCTTGCAAAGGTCTAAAAGAAAAGATTAATATGGACTTCGCAGAAAATTGGAGAGGTCCGATGACTCACGATTATGCTTTTCTCGCAAAGCATGCGGACCGAGTGAAAGTGATGGCGTACGAATTGCACCCACGCAAGTACAGAAATCCGGGACCAGGGCCACAGGCGCCTAACGTTTGGATCCGAAATATCATCACTTACGCTAAAGAAAGAGTTCCAGCTAAGAAATTATATATGGCGATCCCGACTTACGGATATGATTGGGCACTGAATTGCAACGCTAAGATCAAGTCTGTGTATTGGTCGGACGCATTGAAGCGCCAACAGTTAGGAGTCACTAAACAACCTACGAATATCAACCAGGTAATGGCGGATAACAAGAACTCTTCTTCTTGGACAAATCTTTCTAAGTTTAGCTGGGTTCACCAAGGAAAAACTTACGAGGATCCTAGTATCTGGTACAAATCAGAAGGTTGTGATCGAGTGGCTTTCTTTATGAACAGAAAGGCTTTCGAAGATAAGATGACATTATTAAGATCTTATGATATAGGTGGGTTCTCTTTCTGGCAATTGCTTTCGGACAACGATCCTGGGATCAACACTTACTTGGAACTCTTGGTGACGAATAAACTTCCACCTGTTCCTAAGGCGACCCCTGAAAAGATTCAGACTCCGGATGTAAAACAAGCTGCACCTGAAGAAGGTCAGGAAGAAGCCAAGTCCTCATCCGAGGAAATTGTCAAAAAATAA
- the uvrA gene encoding excinuclease ABC subunit UvrA, with protein sequence MDHIKIRGAREHNLKNISLDIPRDKLVVITGLSGSGKSSLAFDTIYAEGQRRYVESLSAYARQFLGQMEKPDLDLIEGLSPAISIEQKTTHRNPRSTVGTVTEIYDYLRLLYARIGKPHCPICGTPIQSLSVDQITDRILSYPEGTKIQLLSPVVSGKKGEHKDVLEKIRKDGFNRIRLNGEIKTLDEEIVLKKSFKATIEIVVDRLIIKDGIRSRLADSIETSLKQSDGILLVDDGKKDHTFSQKLSCPNHPEESLPELSPRLFSFNSPYGACETCDGLGSLLEFDEDLLVTDAELSLVEGCIEAWAGSKSSSYWFLTTVHSLAKKLKFDYNVPWKNLPKKVRDTILYGDKNLKIDYDFRNDKSHYEFSREFEGVIPNLKRRYKEGSEARRQQLEGFMTNHSCPSCQGKRLKQVSLAVKVNNTTIDTFSGFSVENGLEFVKAMKLKGSDEVIARPILKEIQQRLTFLNDVGVGYLSLERSAGTLSGGEAQRIRLATQIGSRLQGVLYILDEPSIGLHQRDNTKLVNTLKDLRDLGNTVLVVEHDQETMEEADWLIDMGPGAGVHGGSVVCSGTPEEVSKNKNSLTGKYLSGKAFIPLPQNVRPGNGKKLKIINAKENNLKNVSVEIPLGKLIVVTGVSGSGKSTLINDILYNAAAHKVMKMRTVWGKHEKITGLEEIDKIINIDQSPIGRTPRSNPATYTGLFTVVRDIFSQLEDSKLRGYSPGRFSFNVSGGRCETCEGDGILKIEMHFLPDVYVTCDVCKGKRYNQETLEVRYKGKNIFEILEMTVEDSIPFFENIPALKRKLETLGEVGLGYIKLGQPATTFSGGEAQRIKLATELSKRPTGKTLYILDEPTTGLHFEDVRHLMTVLHTLVDRGNSMIVIEHNLDVIKQADWIIDLGPEGGDGGGSIIAEGTPAEISKVKESFTGQYLKKVLNGSGKKAG encoded by the coding sequence TTGGACCATATTAAGATCAGAGGAGCAAGAGAGCATAATCTCAAAAATATCAGTTTAGATATTCCGAGAGACAAACTCGTTGTGATCACGGGTCTTTCTGGCTCGGGCAAATCCTCTCTTGCATTCGATACGATCTATGCAGAAGGTCAGAGAAGATACGTCGAAAGTCTTTCAGCGTACGCTCGCCAGTTCCTGGGTCAGATGGAAAAACCGGATTTGGATCTGATCGAAGGTCTATCTCCCGCCATTTCCATAGAACAGAAAACGACTCACCGAAATCCTAGATCTACAGTGGGAACTGTTACGGAGATCTACGATTATCTCCGCCTTTTGTATGCAAGGATAGGAAAGCCTCATTGTCCAATCTGCGGCACCCCGATCCAATCTCTTTCCGTTGACCAGATCACGGATCGCATCCTGAGTTATCCGGAGGGAACAAAGATCCAACTTCTTTCTCCCGTAGTTTCCGGAAAGAAAGGAGAGCATAAGGACGTTTTAGAAAAGATACGCAAGGACGGTTTCAATCGGATTCGGTTGAATGGCGAGATCAAGACTTTAGACGAAGAGATCGTTTTAAAGAAAAGTTTTAAGGCAACGATCGAGATTGTCGTGGATCGTTTGATCATCAAGGACGGAATACGCTCTCGTCTAGCGGATTCCATAGAGACTTCTCTCAAGCAATCGGATGGGATCCTGCTCGTAGATGACGGCAAGAAGGACCATACCTTCTCCCAAAAACTCTCCTGTCCAAATCACCCGGAAGAATCTCTTCCTGAATTATCACCCAGACTTTTTTCATTCAATTCCCCGTATGGAGCCTGCGAGACCTGCGATGGACTCGGAAGCCTTTTAGAATTTGACGAGGATCTCTTAGTCACGGACGCAGAACTTTCCCTAGTAGAAGGTTGCATAGAAGCATGGGCCGGTTCTAAGAGCAGTAGTTATTGGTTCTTAACTACAGTTCATTCTTTGGCAAAGAAATTAAAATTCGATTATAATGTTCCTTGGAAGAATCTACCTAAGAAGGTGCGAGACACCATTCTATATGGCGATAAGAACTTAAAGATAGATTATGATTTCAGGAACGATAAGTCCCATTATGAATTCAGTAGGGAATTCGAGGGAGTGATCCCGAATCTAAAGCGTAGGTATAAGGAAGGCTCGGAAGCTCGACGCCAACAGCTTGAAGGTTTTATGACAAACCATTCATGTCCCTCCTGCCAGGGTAAACGTCTGAAGCAGGTGAGTCTTGCGGTAAAAGTAAATAATACCACGATCGATACATTTTCGGGATTCAGCGTAGAGAATGGACTCGAATTCGTAAAGGCAATGAAGCTCAAAGGAAGCGATGAGGTGATTGCAAGGCCGATCCTAAAGGAGATCCAACAGAGATTGACCTTCTTGAATGATGTAGGAGTAGGCTATCTAAGCTTAGAACGTTCTGCGGGAACTCTTTCCGGGGGAGAAGCGCAAAGGATCCGTCTTGCTACTCAAATCGGCTCTCGTCTCCAAGGGGTTCTCTATATTTTGGATGAACCTTCTATCGGTCTTCATCAGAGAGACAATACAAAACTCGTAAATACTCTAAAGGACCTGAGAGATCTTGGAAACACTGTTCTAGTCGTGGAGCATGACCAGGAAACCATGGAAGAAGCGGACTGGCTGATCGACATGGGACCAGGAGCCGGTGTTCATGGAGGCTCCGTAGTTTGCTCTGGCACTCCGGAAGAAGTTTCAAAGAATAAGAACTCTCTGACAGGAAAGTATCTGTCTGGAAAAGCGTTTATTCCTCTTCCCCAGAATGTACGTCCTGGAAATGGGAAGAAGCTTAAGATAATAAATGCAAAAGAGAATAATCTAAAGAATGTTTCCGTCGAGATCCCACTCGGAAAACTGATTGTTGTGACTGGAGTTTCCGGATCAGGAAAGTCCACTCTCATTAATGATATCTTATACAATGCAGCAGCTCATAAGGTAATGAAGATGAGAACCGTTTGGGGCAAACACGAGAAGATCACCGGTCTCGAAGAAATAGATAAGATTATCAATATCGATCAGTCTCCGATCGGCAGGACTCCCAGATCCAATCCCGCAACGTATACTGGGCTATTTACTGTGGTCCGGGATATTTTCTCTCAATTAGAAGATTCTAAACTAAGAGGTTATTCTCCCGGAAGATTTAGTTTCAATGTGAGCGGTGGTCGCTGCGAGACCTGTGAAGGCGATGGGATCCTGAAGATAGAAATGCATTTTCTTCCGGATGTATATGTAACCTGTGATGTATGCAAAGGAAAACGGTACAACCAAGAAACATTAGAAGTTCGTTATAAAGGAAAGAATATCTTCGAAATCCTAGAAATGACCGTAGAGGATTCTATTCCATTTTTTGAAAATATTCCTGCACTGAAGCGGAAACTAGAAACCTTGGGCGAAGTCGGCCTCGGTTATATTAAATTAGGGCAGCCAGCCACTACTTTTTCCGGCGGAGAAGCGCAAAGGATCAAGTTGGCGACAGAATTGTCCAAACGACCGACTGGAAAGACTCTTTATATACTAGACGAGCCTACGACCGGACTTCATTTCGAAGACGTGAGACACTTGATGACAGTTCTTCATACGCTCGTAGATCGAGGAAATTCCATGATCGTGATCGAGCATAACTTGGACGTGATCAAGCAAGCGGATTGGATCATAGATCTTGGACCAGAAGGTGGAGATGGTGGAGGAAGCATCATCGCAGAAGGAACTCCTGCAGAGATCTCCAAGGTGAAAGAATCTTTTACCGGTCAGTATCTGAAGAAGGTACTAAACGGTTCCGGAAAAAAGGCCGGCTGA
- a CDS encoding L-threonylcarbamoyladenylate synthase, whose amino-acid sequence MSKNKDTLITDDPSQAAKVLKGGGVVLFPTETVYGLGADSRNLKACLEIYKIKNRPADNPLIVHLSHSSEIPKIANMNAFAKELASSCMPGPITFVLSKLDNSVFSTGLPTVAVRVPSHSKANEMLRAFGGPVSAPSANLSGQPSITRFTDAVHEFKGKVDLILKGPEPTIGLESTVIDLSGPRPRILRPGFWSLDDLKDFLPELDEFSSEDLMQEEEKPMSPGTKYRHYAPNANVILAEEETRPKSDAAAIGIGLSDGWQYSVDLKDNAEYMKSLYSFFRDCDTKGISKIYCFPPTEGRGKEALLNRIQKAADSNLP is encoded by the coding sequence TTGTCAAAAAATAAGGACACCCTTATCACGGACGATCCTTCCCAAGCCGCTAAGGTACTTAAGGGGGGTGGGGTCGTCCTTTTTCCGACAGAGACTGTTTACGGTCTAGGCGCCGATTCTAGAAACCTAAAAGCCTGCCTAGAGATCTATAAGATCAAGAATCGTCCGGCAGACAATCCCTTGATCGTTCATCTTTCTCATTCCAGTGAGATCCCTAAGATAGCAAATATGAATGCATTCGCAAAAGAGCTGGCCTCTTCTTGCATGCCAGGACCGATCACATTCGTACTTTCTAAATTAGATAATTCTGTTTTTTCTACAGGGCTTCCTACAGTTGCAGTTCGAGTTCCTTCTCATTCCAAGGCGAATGAAATGCTGAGAGCGTTTGGGGGACCGGTTTCTGCGCCTTCTGCTAATCTTTCTGGACAACCGTCGATCACTAGATTTACGGACGCAGTTCATGAATTTAAGGGAAAGGTAGATCTCATCTTAAAAGGACCGGAGCCCACAATCGGCTTGGAATCTACCGTTATTGATCTTTCAGGGCCAAGGCCAAGGATCCTACGTCCTGGATTTTGGAGTTTGGATGATCTGAAAGACTTCTTACCTGAATTGGATGAATTCTCATCAGAAGATCTTATGCAGGAAGAAGAAAAGCCGATGAGTCCTGGCACCAAATACAGACACTATGCACCTAATGCAAATGTGATTCTCGCCGAAGAAGAAACTCGTCCAAAATCGGATGCGGCTGCAATCGGAATCGGACTATCTGACGGTTGGCAGTATTCAGTGGATCTGAAAGACAATGCAGAATACATGAAAAGTCTGTATTCCTTCTTCAGAGATTGCGATACGAAAGGAATCTCTAAGATCTATTGCTTTCCCCCCACAGAAGGTAGGGGGAAAGAGGCCTTACTCAATCGGATCCAAAAAGCAGCGGATTCGAACTTACCTTAA
- a CDS encoding acyl-CoA dehydrogenase, with translation MIELKSKLESFPRGEFRTIYKSSLSEIAKAGMFVALRDGRYREFHEKLVLLPSFDHGIGVGVGIMAQTNVAGKILRMVSGKENGVPTKPGTKELAAEILDRLSSGLGILGLGVSEPEWMGKLTNLKSIARTLPDGSIELDFFKGFVTNGADAEGFLIVARKDGSPEYGVYYIPRDIPGLSVEEFHIEYAMEATHCKIKAEKLRIPKEYSFVDDYAKLGADIHLSEMLSAAVLFSGAIRKVVADLSQGSECRERFAVLGKLWDLSGLLYGKCMELSDKKDRDPDYKIEVDHPYGYEAIIDECFTILDGIPNFDRRNEYPDLGLFTSIHPARSPVYIKNRLRQSREWRKFGSLK, from the coding sequence ATGATAGAATTAAAATCTAAGCTCGAATCCTTTCCCCGGGGAGAATTTCGAACAATATACAAATCCTCACTTTCAGAGATAGCCAAGGCAGGTATGTTTGTCGCTCTCAGAGACGGGCGATACAGGGAATTTCACGAGAAACTAGTCCTTCTTCCTTCCTTTGATCATGGAATTGGAGTGGGTGTCGGCATCATGGCCCAGACCAATGTGGCCGGCAAGATCCTGCGCATGGTTTCTGGTAAGGAAAATGGAGTTCCTACAAAGCCAGGAACGAAAGAACTGGCAGCAGAGATCTTAGATCGTTTGAGTAGCGGCCTTGGCATCTTGGGCCTAGGAGTAAGCGAACCAGAATGGATGGGAAAACTTACGAATCTGAAATCGATAGCGAGAACTCTTCCCGACGGAAGTATCGAATTAGATTTCTTTAAAGGATTTGTGACGAACGGTGCGGATGCCGAAGGATTTCTGATTGTTGCTAGAAAGGACGGAAGCCCAGAATACGGAGTGTATTATATTCCTAGAGATATTCCTGGTTTGTCAGTGGAAGAATTCCATATAGAATATGCGATGGAAGCAACTCACTGTAAGATCAAAGCGGAGAAGCTTCGGATTCCAAAAGAGTATTCATTTGTAGATGATTATGCAAAGCTAGGAGCAGATATACATCTCTCTGAAATGCTTTCTGCAGCAGTTCTGTTCTCCGGAGCGATCCGAAAAGTAGTGGCTGACCTAAGCCAAGGCTCCGAATGCAGAGAAAGATTTGCCGTTCTGGGAAAACTTTGGGATCTAAGCGGCCTACTTTATGGAAAATGCATGGAGCTTTCGGATAAAAAAGATAGGGATCCAGATTATAAGATAGAAGTGGACCATCCGTATGGATACGAAGCCATTATAGATGAATGCTTCACCATTTTGGATGGAATTCCGAACTTTGACAGAAGAAATGAATATCCTGATCTAGGGCTATTCACTTCTATTCATCCTGCGAGAAGTCCAGTTTATATCAAGAATCGATTGAGACAATCCAGAGAATGGAGAAAATTCGGTTCTTTAAAATAG
- a CDS encoding cation diffusion facilitator family transporter, whose protein sequence is MDKNLTASISSFEPFLRQAILRPKRKDTIRTLVFTFLLSILIFSWEIFGSAQSKSLALLADAGHVISDSFAFLLSIFAVWISDRKPSPKMNFGFFRVEVFAAFCNSILISGISVYIIIEAIDRFQAKHEIAPDSMLVFSLGTIAFNLLSVWLLKRIAGDNINLRSAYLHVLSDLLGTLAVLVGAVLIRFVGWNWIDPLISLLLSLIILKSAASILKESIFILLEASPTHEEWGHLKKDILEIKGVESILSAHTWTLTKGIHASAFRLQISAKADSNQILKEAYEILRGEWKFEQIYLQLEDPKTTQAIEGIVAKTLHDIDSEEWGHHHHTHDHPAHHHSH, encoded by the coding sequence TTGGATAAAAATCTAACAGCTTCCATCTCCAGCTTCGAGCCTTTTCTAAGGCAGGCAATCCTGCGTCCCAAACGTAAGGACACGATCCGGACTCTGGTCTTTACCTTCCTTCTTTCTATTCTGATATTTTCCTGGGAGATATTCGGTTCTGCTCAGAGTAAGAGTCTTGCTCTTCTCGCAGATGCGGGGCATGTGATCTCCGACTCTTTTGCGTTTTTACTTAGTATCTTTGCGGTTTGGATCTCGGATCGAAAACCAAGTCCCAAAATGAATTTCGGATTCTTTCGGGTGGAAGTATTTGCAGCTTTCTGCAATTCCATTCTCATCTCAGGCATCTCAGTTTATATTATCATAGAGGCGATTGATAGATTTCAGGCAAAGCATGAGATCGCTCCCGATTCCATGCTTGTCTTCAGCTTGGGAACGATTGCTTTCAATCTTCTCTCTGTCTGGCTTCTGAAGAGAATAGCAGGAGATAATATCAATCTTAGGTCCGCTTACTTGCACGTTCTCAGTGATCTTCTTGGAACATTGGCGGTTCTTGTAGGAGCTGTGCTTATCCGATTCGTGGGTTGGAACTGGATCGATCCATTGATCAGTTTACTTCTATCATTGATCATCTTGAAGTCGGCAGCAAGCATCTTGAAAGAAAGTATTTTCATTCTTTTGGAAGCGTCTCCTACCCATGAGGAATGGGGACATCTGAAGAAAGATATATTGGAGATAAAAGGAGTAGAATCCATCCTCTCTGCTCATACCTGGACTTTAACTAAGGGAATTCATGCATCTGCATTTCGATTGCAGATCTCTGCCAAGGCAGACTCGAATCAAATATTAAAAGAAGCGTATGAGATCCTAAGAGGAGAATGGAAATTCGAACAGATATACCTTCAGTTAGAAGATCCTAAGACAACTCAAGCGATCGAAGGAATCGTAGCCAAGACATTGCATGATATAGATTCGGAAGAATGGGGACACCACCATCATACTCACGATCATCCGGCTCATCACCATTCTCACTGA